Proteins encoded together in one Phalacrocorax aristotelis chromosome 7, bGulAri2.1, whole genome shotgun sequence window:
- the TICRR gene encoding treslin isoform X1, with translation MSCSHSVVFLLDTASPGRRARLQRGALRLLNHLGCRFGPSRLRWAFRFFDSLGGRGGASRGGGFRPPGPRAWAGFEEELSERFGARGPAAVLPGPAPRAALTHNGLKETLLDFQWDRPEIASPTKPLRRSRRTGLVAGEPLESQAPPEGFVNAVFLFSPCPHSRRELWQFLSGSGAPSSPREPPTAQELAEKLLPKSVQDLIADQKITLFWVDTAEWSQLIASPDHVGYWTMFELIRQMGGTILPAETLVQCLSHHEADLAHGFLGDPSSPVPLAVPWTMLLPWDATLNCLFSKPSVFQAVFPRQEGTLFLNTPGGKRQESCAVILEPLAMGQRQLHCPVNIFLKSSLTSWSLMQAGCFLTESWILQSSQAEQAECNGSLFHQLLRSLVTEELHMVAEVSLPETWCPCTAVLSPLSESTAVLTILGTKKTAEAQQWNLEVAVVENSSQDRALHLPDVVNSVLSKINTSVEDSLAGIGEETPIPEWVQRELSHTGSWHPSVLEAWYPASNACGASSDLMESFRLLQVPCANGKDDADQSEVELSESLSELYQRKFSETSAAAGPGSNKKRRGVPRTPVRQKMKTMSRSLQMLNVARLNVKAQKFQPDGAPPTANEKVPQKLSAKRLDEKVEEKEKALKISIDFKTEEELQSHLIASYQKAVAEGVLSSVCAQNMIMAIKRFLKVQDAKEKEVACVERVRNHLLKPSKMLRQQHGSQKETKVRECRLQVFLRLELCLQCPSLQSNTDEIEQLLEEMTDMLRILCLTEDAGYLTKFLEEILELYMNSIPKTLGDIYYGLGTQIPPKLVSVLPSDFFSDDSVTLDSKSPGFPLSLSALTPSAVCLRTESDQLEELRTRSAKKRRNNVLARHRSMTEAPQNLRQIEIPKIAKNPIRKENSRSYLASEKSQQMPLLQKEAVQEVTKVRRNLFNEEILSQSKRSMKKMPRSQSVSAVEGLRYKCTDKGTEDHRKLLTKRVAETPLHKQVSRRLLHKQIKGRSSDPGCDTGVVEESPEKAMNEAGLRRSPRTKQLFLNRTCSGVFYSTMQPSSQNSQRVHQGQEEESCTLQDVEGIKQHSESPTVQTPKRFFFGAVIDTCSSAVKHSPGRRRRRKDSLHLEELTACQTPRKAPHKLAQKPLNSASKLPRRSPRILHRTPQKLEKTLGKSPAAKQTAAKCLRKYFSHAVQRVESPSASTESKRVDLLQVTPKDCSPAEGLSPPCREAGLQIREHEGLAVLNASLLPLTDSNVAASSPSAIQERYFTEPQTPRRSLKYLSKSPVGTRRQIFSKEIQVRSDLLSQATESAPRKPEDPGSGSCTSPLSAEISQLAVRLEPPFSFPFHESSTNTVATSSSSHTQAREPDWELSASKPFFQKSPGITGTSLRSLLHTSKQAKCEPNSGGENLTLACATPSKNKDNRDGGGNSSVESLQLCQSQVTENTPVLEKNKQVDVVSQKSSRDNLEDLEKHLSPKLPSGGQAHAQNAEMECEQLVKDGSSSANACESFLCGSQTVSDDLEPRTLLREEYTGLKVQSLKRHSRFALNTSPLMPKSAPAYSLRCTADRRQREAAARMGNPQLLAKLSTPKSRCKLPSASPPTYEVELEMQASGLPKLRIKKIGSGSSLEVQPEASASKPKGGESPFDDLAMTWCSKHPGKPAAACVSPSCFRSFHSTPGKGGGQTYICQSYTPTSCASNANSPSPLKAVPQTPSPKQKGKTTPDAINDWPRRKRAAGSAANASCGQSEKNPDEQKRMSTGREGEIKILEHHGSKVTNTLGEFGLEGIYRLQDQASPSDSEPRADEDSVMGTFGLKSRKRVFTYLSPEKEENCDAKRSCTDRCNLDLTGFPTDEGNRSKPRTDSLLSEKPGACALVTLEHSCVGDDDVFLLSEEESDTFQITANQELSSFPIMASRKRPLSRTYSRKKLLS, from the exons ATGTCGTGTTCCCACAGCGTGGTGTTCCTGCTGGACACAGCcagcccggggcggcgggcgcggctCCAGCGCGGCGCCCTGCGGCTCCTCAACCACCTGGGCTGCCGCTTCGGTCCGTCCCGCCTCCGCTGGGCCTTCAGGTTCTTCGATTCCCtcggggggcgcggcggggcctcCCGGGGCGGCGGCTTCCGCCCGCCGGGACCCCGCGCCTGGGCCGGCTTCGAGGAGGAGCTGTCCGAGCGGTTCGGGGCGCGGGGACCCGCCGCCGTCCTGCCCGGGCCTgcgccccgcgccgccctcACCCACAACGGCCTCAAGGAGACGCTCCTTGACTTCCAGTGGGACCGCCCGGAGATCGCGTCCCCCACCAAGCCGCTCCGCAGGAGCCGGAGGACGGGGCTGGTCGCCGGCGAGCCGCTGGAGAGCCAGGCACCCCCCGAGGGCTTCGTGAACGCCgtcttcctcttctccccctgcccccactCGCGGAGGGAGCTGTGGCAGTTCTTGTCGGGGAGCGgcgccccctcctccccccgcgAGCCGCCCACGGCCCAGGAGCTGGCCGAGAAACTCCTGCCCAAGAGCGTCCAGGATCTGATTGCGGACCAGAAAATCACGCTGTTCTGGGTGGACACTGCCGAGTGGTCCCAG CTGATCGCATCCCCGGATCATGTTGGATACTGGACAATGTTTGAGCTGATCCGTCAGATGGGAGGCACCATTTTGCCGGCCGAAACCTTAGTGCAATGTCTGAGTCACCATGAGGCAGATCTTGCTCATGGCTTTCTTGGAGACCCAAGTTCCCCAGTGCCACTGGCTGTGCCTTGGACCATGCTTCTGCCGTGGGATGCGACTTTGAACTGCTTATTCTCAAAGCCCTCTGTGTTTCAAGCAGTATTCCCCCGGCAGGAAGGGACATTGTTTCTCAACACACCtg GAGGAAAGAGGCAGGAAAGCTGTGCTGTGATCCTGGAACCGCTAGCCATGGGCCAAAGACAACTGCATTGTCCAGTCAACATCTTCCTGAAAAGTAGCTTGACAAGTTGGAGCTTGATGCAGGCTGGCTGCTTTCTTACAGAGAGCTGGATATTGCAGAGCTCACAGGCTGAGCAGGCAGAATGTAATGGGTCACTGTTTCATCAGCTGTTAAGGAGTTTAGTGACTGAAGAACTGCACATG gTTGCTGAGGTGTCTCTACCTGAAACTTGGTGCCCTTGCACTGCTGTTTTATCACCACTTTCTGAGAGCACCGCAGTTCTGACTATACTTGGTACCAAGAAGACTGCTGAAGCTCAGCAATGGAACCTTGAAGTTGCTGTAGTGGAGAACTCTTCTCAAGACCGTGCTCTTCACCTCCCAGATGTTGTGAATAGTGTGTTGAGTAAAATTAACACGTCAGTGGAAGATTCTCTGGCCGGTATAG GAGAAGAAACTCCTATTCCAGAGTGGGTCCAACGGGAACTGTCACATACAGGGAGCTGGCATCCTTCAGTGCTTGAAGCATGGTATCCCGCATCAAATGCTTGCGGAGCAAGCTCAGATCTGATGGAGTCATTCAG GCTTCTGCAGGTTCCTTGTGCGAATGGGAAGGATGATGCAGACCAATCTGAAGTGGAACTCTCGGAAAGTCTATCCGAGCTGTACCAGAGAAAATTCAGTGAAAcatctgctgcagctgggccaGGAAGTAACAAAAAAAGAC GCGGAGTTCCCCGAACTCCAGTCAGGCAGAAGATGAAGACCATGTCCAGATCCCTGCAGATGCTCAATGTAGCAAGATTGAATGTAAAAGCTCAGAAGTTTCAACCTGATGGTGCGCCACCAACAGCGAATGAAAAGGTTCCACAAAAGCTTTCAGCCAAAAGATTAGATGAAaaggtggaagaaaaggaaaaggcactTAAAATATCAATAG ACTTCAAAACTGAGGAGGAACTGCAGTCCCATTTAATTGCAAGCTACCAGAAGGCTGTTGCTGAGGGAGTTCTTTCATCTGTGTGTGCCCAGAATATGATCATGGCCATTAAAAGGTTCTTGAAAGTACAAGATGCCAAAGAGAAAGAG GTGGCTTGTGTGGAAAGAGTCAGAAACCATCTCCTGAAACCCAGCAAAATGCTCAGACAACAGCATGGCTCACAGAAGGAAACCAAAGTCAGAGA GTGCCGACTTCAGGTATTTTTGCGCCTTGAGTTATGTCTTCAGTGCCCTTCACTGCAAAGCAACACTGATGAAATTGAGCAGCTGTTAGAAGAG ATGACAGATATGCTGCGCATTTTATGTCTGACTGAAGATGCAGGGTATCTCACAAAATTTCTAGAGGAAATACTAGAATT GTATATGAATTCTATACCAAAGACCCTTGGAGATATTTACTATGGTCTTGGTACACAAATACCCCCGAAGCTGGTGTCTGTTCTGCCTTCAGACTTCTTCAGTGATGACTCCGTGACTCTGGATAGCAAATCACCAGGCTTTCCACTGTCCTTATCTGCCTTAACTCCCAGCGCTGTTTGCCTTCGCACTGAGAGTGATCAACTGGAGGAGCTGCGCACCAGGTCTGCCAAAAAGAGAAG GAATAACGTATTAGCCAGACACAGGAGCATGACAGAAGCACCACAGAACTTGCGTCAAATTGAGATTCCCAAGATAGCCAAGAATCCCATCAGAAAG gagAACTCGCGTTCTTACCTTGCCTCTGAGAAGTCCCAACAAATGCCTTTGTTGCagaaagaagcagtgcaag AGGTTACAAAGGTAAGGCGGAACCTCTTCAATGAAGAGATACTTTCACAATCAAAAAGGTCTATGAAGAAGATGCCTAGAAGCCAGTCAGTATCTGCTGTGGAAGGCCTAAGATACAAATGCACTGACAAAGGCACGGAAG ATCACCGCAAGCTATTGACCAAGAGAGTTGCAGAAACACCACTACATAAACAGGTGTCCAGGAGACTACTACATAAACAGATCAAAGGCCG GTCTTCTGATCCAGGTTGTGACACTGGTGTTGTAGAAGAGTCTCCAGAGAAGGCCATGAATG AAGCAGGTTTGAGAAGAAGCCCGCGCACCAAACAGCTGTTTTTGAATAGGACCTGCTCTGGTGTGTTCTATTCCACTATGCAGCCCAGCTCACAGAATTCACAGCGAGTCCATCAGGGACAAGAAGAGGAGAGCTGTACACTGCAGGATGTGGAAG GCATTAAGCAGCATTCAGAGAGCCCCACTGTCCAGACTCCCAAGAGGTTTTTCTTTGGTGCAGTCATTGACACGTGTAGCTCTGCAGTGAAACATTCAcctggaaggaggagaagaagaaaagattcCTTACACTTAGAGGAGCTGACTGCCTGTCAG actCCTAGAAAAGCACCTCATAAACTTGCCCAGAAGCCACTGAATTCTGCCAGTAAGCTACCAAGGAGATCACCTCGCATTCTCCACAGGACACCACAGAAGCTGGAGAAGACTCTTGGCAAAAGTCCAGCTGCTAAGCAGACCGCAGCTAAGTGTTTGAGAAAGTACTTTTCTCATGCTGTACAAAGGGTTGAGTCACCATCTGCATCAACTGAAAGTAAGAGAGTTGACTTACTGCAAGTAACTCCTAAGGATTGTTCTCCAGCAGAAGGACTTTCCCCTCCTTGCAGAGAGGCTGGCTTACAAATACGTGAACATGAAGGGCTAGCAGTGCTCAATGCCTCATTATTGCCTCTGACAGATTCAAATGTAGCTGCTTCTTCCCCCTCTGCCATCCAGGAAAGATATTTTACAGAACCGCAAACTCCAAGACGTTCCCTGAAATACCTCTCAAAATCTCCAGTTGGTACACGGAGGCAAATCTTCTCAAAGGAAATTCAGGTGCGGTCAGATCTGTTATCTCAAGCAACTGAAAGTGCTCCCAGGAAACCTGAAGATCCTGGTTCAGGATCGTGTACCAGCCCACTGAGCGCAGAAATATCGCAGCTTGCTGTGAGGCTAGAGCCTcccttcagttttcctttccatgaAAGTTCCACGAACACTGTGGcaacctcctcttcttcccacaCTCAGGCTAGGGAGCCTGACTGGGAACTTAGTGCATCTAAaccattttttcaaaaatctcCAGGTATTACTGGCACTTCACTGAGGTCCTTGCTTCACACATCCAAGCAGGCCAAATGTGAACCAAATTCTGGAGGAGAGAACCTCACACTTGCATGTGCAACACCTTCTAAAAATAAGGACAATCGTGATGGTGGTGGTAACTCTTCTGTAGAAAGCCTCCAGCTTTGTCAGTCCCAGGTTACTGAAAATACCCCTGTattggagaaaaacaaacaggtgGATGTTGTGTCACAAAAGTCTTCGAGAGACAACTTGGAAGACTTAGAAAAGCATTTGTCTCCAAAGCTGCCTTCTGGAGGGCAGGCACATGCACAGAATGCTGAGATGGAGTGTGAACAATTAGTTAAGGATGGGAGCTCCAGTGCAAACGCCTGTGAGTCCTTCCTATGTGGTTCTCAAACAGTTAGTGATGACTTGGAACCAAGAACACTGCTGAGAGAAGAATATACAGGGCTGAAGGTTCAGAGTCTTAAGAGACACTCCAGATTTGCCCTGAATACTTCACCTCTTATGCCAAAGTCTGCTCCTGCCTATTCTTTACGCTGCACTGCAGACAGGAGACAGCGGGAGGCTGCAGCACGGATGGGAAATCCTCAACTTCTAGCCAAGCTCTCTACTCCTAAAAGTCGTTGCAAACTGCCTTCTGCTAGCCCACCAACATACGAAGTTGAACTTGAAATGCAAGCTTCGGGCCTGCCCAAGCTTCGCATTAAGAAAATTGGCTCTGGCTCATCTTTGGAAGTTCAGCCTGAAGCAAGTGCCAGCAAACCCAAGGGAGGAGAAAGCCCCTTTGATGACCTTGCTATGACATGGTGTAGCAAGCATCCGGGAAAaccagcagctgcctgtgttTCACCGTCCTGCTTTCGCTCTTTCCACAGTACACCTGGGAAAGGTGGAGGACAGACCTACATATGCCAGTCATACACCCCAACAAGCTGTGCCTCTAATGCCAACTCCCCGTCCCCCTTAAAAGCAGTTCCCCAGACACCTTCTCCAAAGCAGAAGGGTAAGACTACCCCTGACGCTATCAACGACTGGCCTCGGAGAAagagagcagcaggcagtgctgctAATGCTAGCTGTGGTCAAAGTGAGAAGAATCCTGATGAACAGAAGAGAATGTCAACAGGCAGAGAAGGAGAGATTAAGATCTTAGAGCACCATGGCAGCAAAGTAACAAATACTCTTGGGGAATTTGGACTGGAAGGGATTTACAGGCTCCAGGATCAGGCCTCTCCTAGTGATTCTGAACCCAGGGCTGATGAGGACTCTGTCATGGGAACTTTTGGCTTGAAATCTCGGAAGCGGGTCTTTACATATCTGTCaccagaaaaggaggagaattGTGATGCCAAGAGATCTTGCACTGATAGGTGCAACTTGGATCTCACTGGCTTTCCCACAGATGAGGGCAACAGAAGCAAACCAAGGACGGACTCTCTACTTTCTGAGAAACCAGGAGCCTGTGCACTCGTAACTCTTGAGCATAGCTGTGTAGGGGATGATGATGTCTTCCTTTTGTCAG AAGAGGAATCTGACACCTTTCAAATTACTGCCAACCAGGAGCTGTCTTCATTCCCCATCATGGCTTCCAGGAAGCGTCCCCTTAGCAGGACTTACTCACGGAAAAAGCTGCTCAGCTGA